In the Victivallis sp. Marseille-Q1083 genome, one interval contains:
- a CDS encoding Rrf2 family transcriptional regulator, protein MIKISTRFSVGVYILTLLLVICKDYQCISEFIAGSVNSSPVEIRRLIGRLKKTGWSEYPLA, encoded by the coding sequence ATGATCAAAATTTCAACCCGCTTTTCGGTCGGCGTGTACATTCTGACGTTGCTGCTGGTCATCTGCAAGGATTACCAGTGTATTTCCGAATTTATCGCCGGAAGCGTCAACTCCAGTCCGGTGGAGATCCGCCGCCTGATCGGCCGGTTGAAAAAAACGGGCTGGTCAGAGTATCCGCTGGCGTGA
- a CDS encoding transposase — protein MTNCSVPSCNFQGPKSRKIEFNFSDGAISNDGDLLFVKKFDCKLGLTRRAGKLLTSFDIRQSGKVKHSFLDMLRKRVFALVAGNGEPLRSS, from the coding sequence ATGACAAACTGTAGTGTTCCAAGTTGTAATTTTCAAGGTCCGAAAAGCAGAAAAATAGAATTCAATTTCAGTGACGGAGCTATCAGCAATGACGGAGATTTGCTCTTTGTCAAGAAATTTGATTGCAAACTCGGCTTAACGCGCCGAGCCGGAAAATTATTGACTTCTTTTGATATTCGACAGTCCGGCAAAGTGAAACACTCTTTTCTGGACATGCTTCGTAAAAGAGTTTTTGCGCTGGTTGCCGGCAACGGAGAACCTCTACGATCATCATGA